A genomic region of Methylobacterium durans contains the following coding sequences:
- a CDS encoding M23 family metallopeptidase, producing the protein MKRGRLKIGDAGVPGRAVAPAHGAEPPLDLSGSDAARIDRREVNLRWLCASALTGLTGAALIGAALHVSLQGQSSFAAIPERATVVVRPQASEGGSNVARKGDRLVRNLMIASAKQSFRAPVTVRLGEREIIKVRPFVRISTALSMSTGVFASDIPRFDPLRFVSDEPLERAPDTNGADAPGAEVTVVKRDLAEIAVDAAAPALGDDDVAAQVEEERRMAAEAGRRTSLPIAPQIMLSRTLQQAPAGPDFDGSAKAPQDGSPFKSIEVLVVPENVTRLPKVELRPNEMPLVEERDLALKRGDTFEAALKATGQANDEQIRAIVAALGGRGRTGGLTEGQQFRVQVAPGPKPGDPRQVTRVILYGENGIEGIAALNDRGSFVSVAPPTEDAPARAKAPAAAESGEEEEEGGSGPRLYQSLYETAARHDLPRSTVEDIVRVFSYDVDFQRRISSGDGLDVFYTYDEDAGQGAAERPELLYASLNLGGESRKIYRFQSPDDGAIDYLDEQGRSLKKFLIRKPIADGIMRSGFGYRRHPILGYAKLHTGVDWANPIGTPIVAAGNGTVIKAEWDSGYGRRVEIQHINGYVTTYNHMSRFGRGISAGAKVRQGQVIGYVGSTGLSTGAHLHYEVVINGHFVDPMKIRVPRGRELDGRLLAEFKRQREQIEAVMQKSKSATAMAQRDAMR; encoded by the coding sequence GTGAAGCGCGGCCGTCTCAAGATCGGTGATGCCGGCGTGCCCGGCCGGGCTGTCGCCCCGGCTCATGGGGCCGAGCCGCCACTCGATCTCTCGGGCTCGGATGCCGCGCGGATCGACCGGCGCGAGGTGAACCTGCGCTGGCTCTGCGCGAGCGCGCTCACGGGCCTCACCGGGGCCGCTCTGATCGGGGCCGCTCTCCACGTGTCCCTTCAGGGGCAGTCCTCCTTCGCGGCAATCCCCGAGCGGGCCACCGTGGTGGTGCGGCCGCAGGCGAGCGAGGGGGGCAGCAACGTCGCGCGCAAGGGCGACCGGCTGGTGCGCAATCTGATGATCGCCTCGGCCAAGCAGAGCTTCCGCGCGCCCGTGACGGTGCGCCTCGGCGAGCGCGAGATCATCAAGGTCCGCCCCTTCGTGCGGATCTCGACCGCGCTCTCCATGTCGACCGGCGTGTTCGCCTCGGACATTCCCCGCTTCGACCCGCTGCGCTTCGTTTCCGACGAGCCCCTGGAGCGCGCGCCGGACACGAACGGTGCCGACGCGCCGGGCGCCGAGGTAACGGTGGTGAAGCGCGATCTCGCCGAGATCGCGGTCGATGCCGCGGCGCCTGCGCTCGGGGACGACGACGTCGCCGCGCAGGTCGAGGAGGAGCGGCGCATGGCAGCCGAGGCCGGGCGGCGCACCTCCCTTCCGATCGCGCCCCAGATCATGCTCTCGCGCACGCTGCAGCAGGCGCCGGCCGGGCCGGATTTCGACGGTTCGGCCAAGGCGCCGCAGGATGGCAGCCCGTTCAAGTCGATCGAGGTTCTGGTCGTCCCCGAGAACGTGACCCGCCTGCCCAAGGTGGAGTTGCGCCCGAACGAGATGCCTCTCGTGGAGGAGCGGGACCTCGCATTGAAGCGCGGCGACACCTTCGAGGCGGCGCTGAAGGCGACGGGACAAGCGAACGACGAGCAGATCCGGGCGATCGTCGCCGCCCTGGGTGGGCGCGGCCGCACCGGCGGTCTCACGGAGGGCCAGCAATTCCGCGTGCAGGTCGCCCCGGGGCCCAAACCCGGCGATCCCCGCCAAGTGACCCGGGTCATCCTCTACGGCGAGAACGGCATCGAGGGGATCGCGGCGCTCAACGACCGGGGTTCCTTCGTGTCCGTAGCGCCCCCCACCGAGGACGCGCCCGCGCGCGCCAAGGCGCCGGCCGCGGCCGAGAGCGGGGAGGAGGAAGAGGAGGGCGGTTCCGGCCCCCGGCTCTACCAGAGCCTCTATGAGACGGCGGCGCGCCACGACCTGCCGCGCTCGACCGTCGAGGACATCGTGCGGGTGTTCAGCTACGACGTCGACTTCCAGCGCCGCATCTCCAGCGGCGACGGGCTCGACGTGTTCTACACCTACGACGAAGATGCGGGCCAGGGCGCGGCGGAGCGACCGGAACTCCTCTACGCCTCGCTCAACCTCGGCGGCGAGAGCCGCAAGATCTACCGCTTCCAATCGCCGGACGACGGCGCGATCGACTATCTCGACGAGCAAGGCCGCTCGCTGAAGAAATTCCTGATCCGCAAGCCCATCGCCGACGGCATCATGCGCTCCGGCTTCGGCTACCGGCGCCACCCGATCCTCGGCTACGCCAAGCTCCACACCGGCGTCGACTGGGCGAACCCGATCGGAACGCCGATCGTGGCGGCCGGCAACGGCACCGTGATCAAGGCCGAGTGGGATTCGGGCTACGGCCGCCGGGTCGAGATCCAGCACATCAACGGCTATGTCACCACCTACAACCACATGTCACGGTTCGGGCGCGGCATCTCCGCGGGCGCCAAAGTCCGTCAGGGACAGGTGATCGGCTACGTCGGATCCACCGGCCTCTCGACCGGCGCGCATCTCCATTACGAGGTCGTCATCAACGGCCACTTCGTCGACCCGATGAAGATCCGCGTGCCCCGCGGGCGGGAGCTCGACGGGCGGCTGCTCGCCGAGTTCAAGCGGCAGCGCGAGCAGATCGAGGCCGTGATGCAGAAATCGAAGAGCGCCACCGCGATGGCCCAGCGCGACGCGATGCGCTGA
- a CDS encoding HAMP domain-containing sensor histidine kinase: MNARTLPVPETLPARLGKLFRTTAFKLSLAYLVVFAAFAFFALGYVAWNARRVLDDQIVSTIDAEINGLSEQYNAGGLRRLIAVVERRSREPGASLYLVTTAAGEHVVGNVGEVPARLLALPGQTEANYARSGESGGYDHRAIVRIFTLPGGFRLLVGRDVEERDRLRAVITRTFGSSLALVVLLGVVGGWFVARRVLKRVDDMTETTRTIMAGNLDGRLRVAGNGDELDRLAQNLNEMLERIGELMRGLREVSDNIAHDLKTPLTRLRNRADEALRTASTAEELRLAIESVIEESDGLIRIFNALLMIARLEARNARETLAPLDIGRTVQEVGELYEALAEERGLALAVRTEDGLVLDGNRELIGQALANLIDNAIKYGAGGEPRIRVEARRSGPDIEITVADHGPGIPEADRARVLDRFVRLEEARTRPGFGLGLSLVAAVVRLHQGAIALLDNDPGLAVVITLPVRSEGERT; this comes from the coding sequence ATGAATGCGCGGACGCTGCCGGTTCCGGAGACTCTGCCGGCGCGCCTCGGCAAGCTGTTCCGCACGACGGCCTTCAAGCTGTCGCTCGCCTACCTCGTCGTCTTCGCGGCCTTCGCGTTCTTCGCCCTCGGCTACGTCGCCTGGAACGCGCGGCGCGTCCTCGACGACCAGATCGTCTCGACAATCGACGCCGAGATCAACGGCCTGTCCGAGCAATACAATGCGGGCGGCCTGCGCCGCCTCATCGCGGTGGTCGAGCGCCGCTCCCGCGAGCCCGGCGCCTCGCTCTACCTCGTGACGACGGCGGCCGGCGAGCACGTCGTCGGCAATGTCGGCGAGGTTCCTGCGCGGCTGCTCGCCTTGCCCGGCCAGACGGAGGCGAACTACGCCCGCAGCGGCGAGAGCGGCGGCTATGATCACCGGGCGATCGTGCGAATCTTCACGCTGCCCGGCGGATTTCGCCTCCTGGTCGGGCGCGACGTGGAGGAGCGGGACCGCCTGCGCGCCGTGATCACCCGGACCTTCGGCTCGTCGCTCGCTCTCGTCGTGCTGCTTGGCGTGGTCGGCGGCTGGTTCGTGGCGCGCCGCGTTCTCAAGCGCGTCGACGACATGACCGAGACGACCCGCACCATCATGGCGGGCAACCTCGACGGACGCCTGAGGGTCGCCGGCAACGGCGACGAGCTCGACCGGCTCGCTCAGAACCTCAACGAGATGCTGGAGCGGATCGGCGAGCTGATGCGGGGCCTGCGCGAGGTTTCGGACAACATCGCCCACGACCTGAAGACGCCGCTGACGCGCCTGCGCAACCGCGCCGACGAGGCCCTGCGCACGGCCAGCACCGCGGAAGAATTGCGCCTTGCGATCGAGTCGGTGATCGAGGAGAGCGACGGGCTGATCCGGATCTTCAACGCGCTCCTGATGATCGCGCGGCTGGAGGCCCGCAATGCCCGCGAGACGCTGGCGCCCCTCGATATCGGCCGCACGGTGCAGGAGGTCGGCGAGCTCTACGAGGCGCTGGCCGAGGAACGCGGCCTCGCCCTCGCGGTGCGGACGGAGGATGGGCTCGTCCTCGACGGTAACCGGGAGCTGATCGGGCAGGCGCTCGCCAACCTCATCGACAACGCGATCAAGTACGGCGCCGGAGGCGAGCCCCGCATCCGCGTCGAGGCCCGGCGCAGTGGCCCGGACATCGAGATCACGGTCGCCGACCACGGCCCCGGAATTCCGGAGGCTGACCGCGCCCGGGTGCTCGACCGGTTCGTGCGGCTGGAGGAGGCGCGTACACGCCCCGGCTTCGGGCTCGGGCTGAGCCTCGTCGCGGCGGTGGTGCGGCTGCACCAGGGCGCAATCGCGCTTCTGGACAATGACCCGGGCCTCGCCGTCGTGATAACCCTGCCCGTCCGCAGCGAGGGCGAACGGACATGA
- a CDS encoding PAS domain-containing sensor histidine kinase produces MPEADSASLSARADTILGIHRPSRATHARFVRAETWLRYAVPALLATFLACLGGVAALHLQIQRDDLLHRTAAEVETFTRLAAAALLSAADDEAPARLGALLPQASLQAGRRILIVSPTERILASHPPLPARITQLPEVLGEAQALTVLAERAGAMTVMLPGGEAALAAMHRLPGDGTTRVAVVQPLGQALAAWSERARNQAILLGAAGLVIVGIAVAYGLQTRRAHAVDRLCEQIKQRLDTALGRGGCGLWDWDIPRGRIYWSDSMYALLGYRREREFLSFGDVNALVHPDDGDLYSLARGLAANQTMVDHAFRMRGADGSYVWLRTRAEIVPDQSDGGRHLVGIAVDVTEQHNLVESTATADMRLRDAVEAISEAFVLWDTSNRLVLCNSKFRHLHALSPEDAQPGRRYGEIMGRGVLPRVRRELPDAEHAGATSRTFEAELADGRWLQISERRTKDGGYVSVGTDITNLKRHQEQLVASERELIETVKDLKRSRRTLELQTQQLADLAERYLDQKASAESANQAKSEFLANMSHELRTPLNAIIGFAELMETEVYGALGSPRYGEYCRDIRSSGNYLLSVIDDILNMSRIEAHRVSLVRRDLNVDAAVKSAIKLVAEPARSKSLAISVDLSPGLRLLADERALQQILVNLLQNAVKFTPSEGRLMVRARPSGDHVNLYIEDSGIGIPKAALPKLGAPFAQVETNLTRSHNGSGLGLAIARSMAELHGGSLRIRSEEGLGTIVLVRLPAPTPERLRALAAEEASQQTVAALREASGASLRPSPVHQAVV; encoded by the coding sequence ATGCCGGAGGCGGATTCCGCTTCCCTCTCCGCGCGCGCGGATACGATTCTCGGCATTCACCGCCCCTCGCGTGCCACTCATGCCCGCTTCGTGCGGGCCGAGACGTGGCTTCGCTACGCCGTCCCCGCGCTGCTGGCCACGTTCCTGGCCTGCCTCGGCGGCGTCGCCGCCCTCCACCTGCAGATCCAGCGGGACGATCTCCTCCACCGAACCGCCGCCGAGGTCGAGACGTTCACGCGGCTCGCAGCCGCCGCTCTGCTCTCCGCGGCCGATGACGAGGCCCCCGCGCGGCTCGGCGCCCTTCTGCCTCAAGCCTCGCTCCAAGCCGGCCGCCGGATCCTGATCGTCTCACCGACGGAGCGGATCCTCGCGTCCCATCCCCCGCTACCGGCGCGCATCACCCAGTTGCCCGAGGTGCTCGGCGAGGCCCAGGCCCTCACGGTCCTGGCGGAGCGGGCCGGGGCGATGACCGTCATGCTGCCCGGTGGCGAGGCGGCGTTGGCGGCCATGCACCGGCTGCCCGGCGACGGGACCACCCGCGTGGCGGTGGTGCAGCCCCTCGGCCAAGCGCTGGCCGCCTGGAGCGAGCGTGCCCGCAACCAAGCCATCCTCCTCGGAGCGGCCGGCCTCGTGATCGTCGGCATCGCGGTGGCCTACGGCCTGCAGACCCGGCGGGCGCACGCGGTCGACAGGCTCTGCGAGCAGATCAAGCAGCGGCTCGACACCGCGCTCGGGCGCGGCGGCTGCGGCCTATGGGACTGGGATATCCCGCGCGGGCGCATCTACTGGTCGGATTCGATGTACGCGCTCCTCGGCTACCGGCGCGAGCGCGAGTTCCTCTCCTTCGGCGACGTCAACGCCCTCGTCCACCCGGACGACGGCGACCTTTACAGCCTCGCCCGAGGGCTCGCCGCGAACCAGACCATGGTCGATCACGCCTTCCGGATGCGCGGGGCCGACGGCTCCTACGTCTGGCTGCGGACCCGCGCCGAGATCGTGCCGGATCAGAGCGACGGCGGGCGCCACCTCGTCGGCATCGCCGTCGACGTCACCGAGCAGCACAATCTCGTGGAGTCGACGGCCACCGCCGACATGCGTCTTCGCGACGCCGTCGAGGCGATCTCGGAGGCGTTCGTGCTTTGGGACACGAGCAACCGGCTCGTGCTCTGCAACTCGAAGTTCCGTCACCTGCACGCGCTGAGCCCCGAGGACGCGCAGCCGGGCCGGCGCTACGGCGAGATCATGGGGCGGGGCGTGCTGCCGCGCGTGCGGCGCGAGTTGCCGGACGCGGAGCACGCGGGCGCCACCTCGCGGACCTTCGAAGCCGAACTGGCGGACGGCCGCTGGCTGCAGATCAGCGAGCGACGGACCAAGGACGGCGGCTACGTCTCGGTCGGCACCGACATCACCAATCTGAAGCGACACCAGGAGCAGCTCGTCGCCTCGGAGCGCGAGCTGATCGAGACGGTCAAGGACCTCAAGCGCTCCCGCCGCACCCTCGAGCTGCAGACGCAACAGCTCGCCGACCTCGCCGAGCGCTACCTCGACCAGAAAGCCTCTGCCGAGAGCGCCAACCAAGCGAAGTCCGAGTTCCTGGCCAACATGAGCCACGAGTTGCGCACGCCGCTCAACGCCATCATCGGCTTCGCCGAATTGATGGAAACGGAGGTCTACGGGGCGTTGGGCTCGCCGCGCTACGGCGAGTATTGCCGCGACATCCGCTCCAGCGGCAATTACCTGCTCTCGGTCATCGACGACATCCTGAACATGTCGCGCATCGAGGCGCATCGCGTGAGCCTGGTGCGGAGGGATCTTAACGTGGACGCGGCGGTGAAGAGCGCGATCAAGCTCGTCGCGGAACCCGCCCGGTCGAAATCCCTCGCGATCAGCGTCGATCTGAGCCCCGGCCTGCGGCTCCTCGCCGACGAGCGGGCCCTCCAGCAGATCCTCGTCAATCTCCTGCAGAACGCGGTGAAGTTCACGCCCTCCGAGGGGCGCCTCATGGTGCGCGCCCGCCCGTCCGGCGATCACGTCAACCTCTACATCGAGGACAGCGGCATCGGCATCCCGAAGGCCGCGTTGCCGAAGCTCGGCGCGCCTTTCGCGCAGGTCGAGACCAACCTCACCCGCAGCCACAACGGCTCGGGCCTCGGCCTCGCCATCGCCCGCTCCATGGCCGAGCTGCACGGCGGCTCGCTGCGCATCCGCTCCGAGGAGGGCCTGGGGACCATCGTCCTCGTCCGCCTGCCGGCCCCGACGCCGGAACGCCTGCGCGCGCTGGCCGCAGAGGAAGCCTCGCAGCAGACCGTGGCGGCCCTCCGCGAAGCCTCTGGCGCGAGCCTGCGCCCGAGCCCGGTGCATCAGGCGGTGGTGTGA
- the pepN gene encoding aminopeptidase N codes for MRTETPQTIRLEDYRPSDHLIDRVDLDLRLSPHDTRVTATLAIRPNPAGEAGAPLVLDGDELILLGLECDGQALPADAFAATPSGLTLHRPPRRPFTLRIETQIDPTANTKLMGLYRSNGVYCTQCEADGFRRITYFLDRPDVLSVYTTRIEAGRDEAPVLLGNGNPGACGVIADTDRHYAVWHDPHPKPAYLFALVGGRLDRVATRFTTMEGRDVAVAVYVEPGKGPRADYALDAVVRSMGWDETACGRPYDLDVFNVVAVSDFNMGAMENKGLNIFNDKYVLADPETATDTDYANIEAVIAHEYFHNWSGNRVTCRDWFQLCLKEGLTVFRDQEFSSDMRSRAVHRIGEVRTLRARQFSEDAGPLAHPVRPRAYAEINNFYTATVYEKGAEIVRMIRTLLGPAAFRAGMDRYFAENDGRAATVEDFLAAFAAESGRDLSAFAGWYERPGTPRVTAAGIYDADARRYTLSLRQSLPSGDGAPLVIPVALGLVGASGPIEAACPRVPDGVFVLEATSDTLTFEGVAEPPVPSLFRGFSAPVRVEMNLGDAERLTLLRHDTDPFNRWQAAQSVAMRLILDRAGARLVEADEAGPAAEAYAAALGAFLDAEALADPAFAALVLALPSEGEAANEIGRDVDPDAVHRARQTLRRHLGRSLRGRLESLREALAQAAGAPFSPDAASAGRRALINTALDLIAMADPEAGTRAAEAQLSAASNMTDRLAALAILAQIPGKARETALAAFGERYADEPLVLDKWFALQATIPEAGTLDRIARLRSHPAFAMTNPNRVRALIGSFGLGNPTQFARADGAGFALLAETVEALDRVNPQIAAKLLTTFGSWRMLEPARSSKAGEILSRMQARPSLSRDVADILARTLAGSLTHS; via the coding sequence ATGCGCACCGAGACGCCCCAGACGATCCGGCTGGAGGATTACCGGCCCAGCGACCATCTGATCGACCGGGTCGATCTCGACCTCCGCCTCTCGCCCCACGACACTCGCGTCACGGCCACGCTCGCGATCCGGCCGAACCCGGCGGGGGAGGCTGGCGCCCCTCTCGTCCTCGACGGCGACGAGTTGATCCTCCTCGGCCTCGAATGCGACGGGCAGGCGCTGCCCGCGGACGCCTTCGCGGCCACGCCCTCAGGCCTGACCCTGCACCGGCCGCCTCGGCGGCCCTTCACGCTGCGCATCGAGACGCAGATCGACCCGACCGCCAACACCAAGCTGATGGGCCTCTACCGCTCGAACGGCGTCTACTGCACCCAGTGCGAGGCGGACGGGTTCCGGCGCATCACCTATTTTCTCGACCGGCCGGACGTGCTCTCCGTCTACACGACCCGGATCGAGGCGGGGCGCGACGAGGCGCCGGTGCTGCTCGGCAACGGCAATCCGGGCGCGTGCGGCGTGATCGCGGACACCGATCGGCACTACGCGGTCTGGCACGATCCGCACCCGAAGCCGGCCTACCTGTTCGCTCTCGTCGGCGGCCGTCTCGACCGGGTCGCGACCCGCTTCACGACGATGGAGGGGCGCGACGTCGCGGTCGCCGTCTACGTTGAGCCCGGCAAGGGACCACGCGCCGACTACGCCCTCGATGCGGTTGTTCGATCGATGGGCTGGGACGAGACGGCATGCGGCCGTCCCTACGATCTCGACGTGTTCAACGTCGTCGCCGTCTCCGATTTCAACATGGGCGCGATGGAGAACAAGGGCCTCAACATCTTCAACGACAAGTACGTGCTTGCCGACCCGGAGACGGCGACCGATACGGACTACGCCAACATCGAGGCGGTGATCGCCCACGAGTACTTCCACAATTGGTCGGGCAACCGCGTCACCTGCCGGGACTGGTTCCAGCTCTGCCTCAAGGAGGGCCTCACCGTTTTCCGCGACCAGGAATTCTCCTCGGACATGCGCTCGCGCGCGGTGCATCGGATCGGCGAGGTGCGGACGCTGCGGGCCCGCCAGTTCTCCGAGGATGCGGGCCCCCTCGCCCATCCGGTCCGGCCCAGGGCCTACGCCGAGATCAACAATTTCTACACGGCGACCGTCTACGAGAAGGGCGCCGAGATCGTGCGGATGATCCGGACGCTGCTGGGCCCCGCCGCCTTCCGTGCCGGCATGGACCGCTACTTCGCCGAGAACGACGGCCGCGCCGCCACCGTCGAGGATTTCCTCGCTGCCTTCGCGGCGGAGAGCGGGCGTGACCTGTCCGCCTTCGCCGGATGGTACGAGCGGCCCGGAACGCCGCGGGTGACCGCGGCCGGGATCTACGATGCGGACGCGCGCCGCTACACGCTGAGCTTGCGCCAGAGCCTGCCCAGCGGGGACGGCGCACCCCTCGTCATTCCGGTGGCTCTCGGTCTCGTCGGCGCCTCCGGACCGATCGAGGCTGCCTGCCCCCGGGTCCCGGACGGCGTCTTCGTGCTCGAAGCCACCTCGGACACGCTCACTTTCGAGGGCGTGGCGGAGCCGCCGGTCCCCTCCCTGTTCCGGGGCTTCTCGGCGCCGGTGCGCGTCGAGATGAATCTCGGCGACGCCGAGCGACTGACGCTGCTGCGGCACGACACCGACCCGTTCAACCGCTGGCAGGCGGCCCAGAGCGTCGCGATGCGCCTCATCCTCGACCGGGCGGGCGCGCGCTTGGTCGAAGCCGACGAGGCAGGGCCGGCCGCGGAGGCATACGCCGCGGCGCTCGGTGCCTTCCTCGACGCGGAGGCACTCGCCGACCCGGCTTTCGCCGCCCTCGTTCTCGCCCTGCCCAGCGAGGGGGAAGCCGCGAACGAGATCGGTCGCGACGTCGACCCGGACGCGGTCCATCGCGCCCGCCAGACCCTGCGACGCCATCTCGGCCGGAGCCTGCGCGGGCGCCTCGAATCCCTACGCGAAGCCCTGGCACAAGCCGCCGGCGCGCCGTTCAGCCCCGACGCGGCCTCGGCCGGACGGCGGGCGCTCATCAACACCGCCCTCGACCTGATCGCGATGGCCGACCCGGAAGCCGGGACACGGGCGGCCGAGGCGCAGCTCTCCGCAGCCAGCAACATGACCGATCGCCTCGCGGCGCTCGCGATCCTCGCCCAGATCCCGGGCAAAGCGCGCGAGACGGCCCTTGCCGCCTTCGGGGAACGCTACGCCGACGAGCCCCTCGTGCTCGACAAGTGGTTCGCGCTCCAGGCCACCATTCCGGAGGCGGGCACGCTCGACCGGATCGCGCGCCTGCGGAGCCACCCGGCCTTCGCGATGACGAATCCGAACCGGGTTCGCGCCCTCATCGGCAGCTTCGGCCTCGGCAATCCAACCCAGTTCGCCCGCGCCGACGGCGCGGGTTTCGCGCTCCTCGCCGAGACCGTCGAAGCCCTCGACCGCGTGAATCCGCAGATTGCGGCCAAGCTTCTCACAACCTTCGGTTCCTGGCGCATGCTGGAGCCCGCAAGGTCCTCGAAAGCCGGTGAAATTCTCTCCCGAATGCAGGCTCGGCCAAGCCTCTCGCGAGATGTCGCCGACATCCTCGCCAGAACCCTTGCCGGCTCGTTAACACATTCTTAG
- the rnhA gene encoding ribonuclease HI produces the protein MRIVVYADGGCDRNSGSGGWGVVISMPEGSREFYGGELATTNNRMELTAAIPALEEFPESAQIEMRCDSQYVVKSMTEWVRGWKAKGWRGAKGLVQNRDLMQRLDELVSQRDVVWTWVRGHNGDALNERADRLAAKGRREALAGPAQPAPAPVPASADAEAERRTTPVQIDFALGLEVSLAAKRAGTTPAAFIEEAVKLVLALGPEEVGRLHAKIKATLASPA, from the coding sequence ATGCGAATCGTCGTCTATGCCGATGGCGGCTGCGACCGAAATTCCGGATCTGGCGGTTGGGGCGTCGTTATCTCGATGCCGGAAGGTTCCCGGGAATTCTACGGGGGCGAGCTCGCCACTACGAACAACCGTATGGAGCTTACCGCGGCCATCCCGGCTCTCGAGGAGTTCCCAGAGAGCGCGCAAATCGAAATGCGATGCGACAGCCAGTACGTTGTTAAATCCATGACCGAATGGGTGCGTGGCTGGAAGGCCAAGGGCTGGCGGGGCGCGAAGGGCCTGGTGCAAAACCGCGACCTAATGCAGCGCCTGGACGAACTCGTCAGCCAGCGCGATGTGGTCTGGACCTGGGTTCGTGGCCACAACGGTGACGCGCTCAACGAGCGCGCAGATCGCCTCGCTGCAAAGGGACGGCGCGAAGCGCTCGCTGGGCCGGCTCAGCCCGCCCCGGCTCCAGTCCCGGCGTCGGCCGATGCGGAAGCTGAGCGACGCACCACGCCAGTGCAGATCGACTTCGCGCTGGGCCTCGAAGTCTCCCTGGCAGCCAAGCGCGCTGGCACCACACCCGCGGCCTTCATCGAGGAGGCTGTCAAGCTTGTGCTTGCGCTCGGGCCGGAGGAAGTCGGACGGCTGCACGCCAAGATAAAAGCTACTCTGGCATCGCCGGCCTGA
- a CDS encoding MucR family transcriptional regulator has product MLEETPAQSAEFVELAAEIVSAFVANNPIPMSELPAVIASVHAALCGLGSAASQTAAEEVEKATPSQVRKSITPDALISFIDGKPYKTLKRHLSTHGLDPYSYRQRYGLPGDYPMVAASYAAQRSELAKSIGLGRPGAQASSERAARGSLKTT; this is encoded by the coding sequence ATGTTGGAAGAAACGCCAGCGCAAAGCGCTGAATTTGTTGAGCTCGCCGCCGAGATTGTCTCAGCGTTTGTGGCCAACAACCCCATTCCTATGAGCGAACTGCCTGCCGTTATCGCAAGTGTGCATGCTGCGTTGTGTGGTTTGGGGAGCGCCGCTTCCCAGACGGCTGCCGAAGAGGTGGAAAAGGCCACGCCTTCGCAGGTTCGCAAGTCGATCACGCCGGACGCGCTGATCTCGTTCATCGACGGCAAGCCCTACAAGACGCTCAAGCGCCATCTCTCGACGCACGGGCTCGACCCCTACAGCTACCGCCAGCGCTACGGCCTGCCGGGCGACTACCCGATGGTGGCGGCAAGCTACGCCGCGCAGCGCTCCGAGCTCGCCAAGTCCATTGGCCTCGGACGCCCCGGAGCACAGGCAAGCTCGGAGAGGGCGGCCCGCGGGAGCCTTAAGACCACCTGA